Proteins encoded by one window of Bradyrhizobium sp. B097:
- a CDS encoding amidase, with product MAKSQYSFKTAVELSKALRNKQVSAIELAEDAIGRIERHDGKVNAVCVRDFERGLAAARAADAAIARGEHRPLLGIPMTVKESFNVAGLPTTWGFPPQKDFVPAEDALSITRVKDAGGVILGKTNVPVALADWQSYNEIYGTTNNPYDLGRTPGGSSGGSSAALAAGYGALSLGSDIGGSLRVPGFHCGIYAHKPTFALLPSRGHTPPPLPPLPFDRDLSVIGPMARGAADLALVLDVMAGPDPLEAGKAYRLELPAARHTALKDFRILVIDSDPVMPTDKVIRGSIDKLASNLDKAGAKVSRASPLLPDFAASSRLYMRILLSFLAATFPPEVYAGACAAAAALPASDTSLQAERLRGIALSHRDWVIADGGRARLRAQWRELFKSFDAVICPIMSTPAYPHDHSPDQEQRRILIDGEPHVYTDQLAWPGIATLPGLPSTAIPTGFAPDGLPVGVQIVGPWLEDRTPLKLAELIEREFGGFVPPKMFND from the coding sequence GTGGCCAAATCGCAATACAGTTTCAAGACCGCCGTCGAACTGTCGAAGGCGCTGCGCAACAAGCAGGTCTCGGCCATCGAGCTCGCGGAAGACGCGATCGGCCGCATCGAACGCCATGACGGCAAGGTCAACGCGGTTTGCGTGCGCGATTTCGAGCGCGGCCTCGCTGCTGCCCGCGCTGCCGATGCCGCGATCGCGCGCGGCGAGCACAGGCCGTTGCTCGGCATTCCCATGACGGTGAAGGAATCCTTCAACGTCGCCGGATTGCCGACGACCTGGGGCTTCCCGCCGCAAAAGGATTTCGTGCCGGCGGAAGACGCGCTCTCGATCACGCGGGTGAAGGACGCCGGCGGCGTCATCCTCGGCAAGACCAACGTGCCGGTCGCCCTCGCCGACTGGCAGAGCTACAACGAGATCTACGGCACCACCAACAACCCCTACGACCTCGGCCGCACGCCGGGCGGCTCCTCCGGCGGATCGTCGGCGGCGCTTGCCGCAGGCTACGGCGCATTGTCGCTCGGCTCCGATATCGGCGGTTCGCTGCGCGTGCCGGGATTCCACTGTGGAATCTATGCGCACAAGCCGACCTTCGCGCTGCTGCCGTCGCGCGGCCACACCCCGCCGCCGCTGCCGCCACTGCCGTTCGATCGCGATCTGTCCGTGATCGGCCCGATGGCGCGCGGCGCGGCCGACCTCGCGCTCGTGCTCGACGTGATGGCCGGCCCCGATCCGCTCGAAGCGGGCAAGGCCTACCGGCTGGAGCTGCCGGCGGCGCGCCACACCGCCTTGAAGGATTTCCGCATCCTCGTGATCGACAGCGATCCGGTAATGCCGACCGACAAGGTGATCCGCGGAAGCATCGACAAACTCGCGAGCAATCTCGACAAGGCCGGCGCGAAGGTGTCTCGCGCGAGCCCACTGTTGCCGGACTTCGCCGCGTCCTCGCGGCTTTACATGCGGATCCTGCTGTCGTTCCTGGCGGCGACCTTCCCGCCGGAGGTCTATGCCGGCGCCTGCGCGGCGGCAGCTGCGCTGCCGGCCAGCGACACCAGCCTGCAAGCCGAGCGGCTGCGCGGCATCGCGCTCAGCCATCGCGACTGGGTGATCGCCGACGGCGGCCGCGCGCGGCTGCGCGCGCAATGGCGCGAGCTGTTCAAATCGTTCGACGCCGTGATCTGCCCGATCATGTCGACACCGGCCTATCCGCACGATCATTCGCCCGACCAGGAGCAACGGCGGATTCTGATCGACGGCGAGCCGCACGTCTACACCGACCAGCTCGCCTGGCCCGGCATCGCGACCCTGCCCGGCCTGCCTTCGACCGCGATCCCAACCGGCTTTGCGCCCGACGGACTGCCGGTCGGCGTGCAGATCGTCGGCCCCTGGCTTGAGGACCGCACGCCGCTCAAGCTCGCCGAGCTGATCGAGCGCGAGTTCGGCGGCTTCGTGCCGCCGAAGATGTTCAACGATTGA
- a CDS encoding acyl-CoA dehydrogenase family protein, whose protein sequence is MQPHKQDLKTSSASQPGLLAPDTTGMNFYRADPALTDLLKLHLPEALFRHIEPHLDGLGGLAGGYLDECARLADRHTPVLHQRDKFGRDVQTIEYHPAYREIEKVAFGEFGIHALSIRKGIMGWPDKYPVVAKHAFTFLFNQAEFGMGCPINVTDGCAKLLANFGSEALKAKYLDGLTQTDMSKLTQGGQFMTEKEGGSDVGTLTTRAVQEGDHWRLYGEKWFCSNADAKVVMLLARPEGAGPGTKGVGLFLMPRFLDDGSQNHYRIVRLKDKLGTRSMASGEIKLDGAIAYAVGKLDRGFVQMAEMVNSSRLSNGVKSTALMRRAWHDAITVARGRVVFGQRIIDLPLARRQLMKIMLPTEQALSMSFLTADALDRAEAGSQDAAALLRILTPTLKFRATRDARKVCGDAMEMRGGIGYIEEFVTPRLLRDAHLGSIWEGTGNIVAIDALKRAVGRHGADNALAADLHARLDDSPNVPQAWRNRLRDLSDRAIGFAREVAGRIDNEGDARRATSLLYHVASAVALAWEGGRIHEMRGDARRLLLSRMVIDHRVTPGDPFRLTENTVQRRMTEHLLGDRAVGMAEVGELLSAA, encoded by the coding sequence ATGCAGCCGCACAAGCAGGATCTGAAAACGTCGTCCGCCAGCCAACCGGGCCTGTTGGCGCCCGATACGACGGGAATGAATTTCTACCGGGCCGATCCCGCGTTGACCGATCTTCTGAAACTGCATCTGCCCGAGGCGTTGTTCCGCCACATCGAGCCGCATCTCGACGGGCTCGGCGGATTGGCCGGCGGCTATCTTGACGAATGCGCGCGGCTTGCCGACCGGCATACGCCGGTGCTGCACCAGCGCGACAAGTTCGGCCGCGACGTGCAAACAATCGAATATCATCCGGCCTATCGCGAGATCGAGAAGGTCGCGTTCGGCGAGTTCGGCATTCACGCGCTGTCGATCCGCAAGGGCATCATGGGCTGGCCCGACAAATATCCTGTGGTGGCCAAGCACGCCTTTACCTTCCTGTTCAACCAGGCCGAATTCGGCATGGGCTGCCCGATCAACGTCACCGATGGTTGCGCCAAGCTGCTGGCGAATTTCGGCAGCGAGGCGTTGAAGGCGAAATACCTCGACGGCCTGACCCAGACCGACATGAGCAAGCTGACGCAGGGCGGCCAGTTCATGACCGAGAAGGAAGGCGGCTCCGACGTCGGCACCCTGACCACGCGCGCGGTGCAGGAGGGCGACCACTGGCGGCTCTATGGCGAGAAGTGGTTCTGCTCGAATGCCGATGCCAAGGTGGTGATGCTGCTGGCGCGCCCCGAAGGCGCGGGGCCGGGCACCAAAGGCGTCGGCCTGTTCCTGATGCCGCGTTTCCTCGATGACGGTTCGCAGAACCACTACCGGATCGTGCGCCTGAAGGACAAGCTCGGCACCCGCTCGATGGCCTCGGGCGAGATCAAGCTCGATGGTGCGATCGCGTATGCCGTCGGCAAGCTCGACCGCGGCTTCGTGCAGATGGCCGAGATGGTGAACTCGTCGCGTCTGTCCAACGGCGTGAAGTCGACCGCGCTGATGCGCCGCGCCTGGCACGACGCGATCACGGTTGCGAGGGGCCGCGTGGTGTTCGGCCAGCGGATCATCGATCTGCCGCTGGCGCGGCGCCAGTTGATGAAGATCATGCTGCCGACCGAGCAGGCGCTGTCGATGAGCTTCCTCACCGCCGATGCGCTCGACCGCGCCGAGGCCGGCAGCCAGGATGCCGCAGCATTGCTCCGCATCCTGACGCCGACGCTGAAGTTCCGCGCCACTCGCGACGCCCGCAAGGTCTGCGGCGACGCGATGGAGATGCGCGGCGGCATCGGCTACATCGAGGAATTCGTCACGCCGCGGCTGCTGCGCGATGCGCATCTCGGCTCGATCTGGGAGGGCACCGGCAACATCGTCGCGATCGATGCGCTGAAGCGCGCGGTCGGACGTCATGGTGCCGACAATGCGCTCGCCGCTGATCTGCATGCGCGGCTCGATGACAGCCCGAACGTGCCGCAAGCCTGGCGCAACCGGCTGCGCGATCTCAGCGATCGTGCGATCGGGTTTGCCCGCGAAGTCGCAGGCCGTATCGACAATGAGGGCGATGCGCGGCGCGCCACCAGCCTGCTCTATCACGTCGCGAGCGCCGTGGCGCTGGCATGGGAGGGCGGACGTATCCACGAGATGCGCGGCGACGCGCGCCGGCTATTGCTATCGCGGATGGTGATCGATCACCGCGTGACGCCGGGCGATCCGTTCCGGCTTACGGAAAATACCGTTCAGCGCAGGATGACCGAGCACCTGCTCGGCGATCGCGCCGTCGGCATGGCCGAGGTTGGCGAATTGCTATCAGCAGCGTAG
- a CDS encoding nuclear transport factor 2 family protein, with product MSNDLEELTKLNKDYVDSVQNCDVKRFDEILAQDFYCTNPDKSLVDRAAFLKQTAIPVKIKGLKAEDVKIRILGDFAIIHAQTSYTGADGQPTHGRYTDCWARQNGKWLAVSAHVAR from the coding sequence ATGAGCAATGACCTGGAAGAGCTAACGAAGCTCAACAAGGATTACGTCGATTCCGTTCAGAACTGCGACGTCAAGCGTTTCGATGAAATCCTGGCGCAGGACTTCTACTGCACCAATCCCGACAAGAGCCTGGTCGACCGCGCCGCCTTCCTGAAGCAGACGGCGATCCCCGTGAAGATCAAGGGGTTGAAGGCCGAGGACGTCAAGATCCGCATCCTCGGCGATTTCGCCATCATCCACGCCCAGACCAGCTACACCGGCGCGGACGGCCAGCCTACGCACGGCCGCTACACCGATTGCTGGGCGCGGCAGAACGGCAAATGGCTCGCGGTGTCTGCGCACGTCGCGCGGTGA
- a CDS encoding Zn-dependent alcohol dehydrogenase yields the protein MKAAVLHEVNQPLVIEDVSVPNPGPREVLIRTAVAGLCHSDLHFMEGLYPHPLPAVLGHESAGVVEKVGSDVNYVKPGDHVVTCLSVFCGTCDNCTTGRTVLCTDTTVKMLPGASNRLSWGRKEKLNQFLNLSSFAEQMLVHENAIVKIKKEMPLDLAALIGCGVITGYGAVVNTAKVTAGETVAVIGCGGVGMAAINGAQIAGAGRIIAIDTNPAKLQLATKLGATDIVDPARGDVVQQVRELTGGGVHHSFEVLGRKETAEQAFAMLAAGGTATIVGMIPFGQKIELHGFDFLRERRIQGSSMGSNHFRVDMPRLVDFYMRGKLHLEDWISAKLKLSEINEGFANMKAGKTLRSVIMFDG from the coding sequence ATGAAGGCCGCCGTCCTGCATGAAGTCAATCAGCCGCTGGTGATCGAGGATGTCAGCGTACCCAATCCGGGGCCGCGCGAGGTCCTGATCCGCACCGCGGTCGCGGGTCTCTGCCATTCCGACCTGCACTTCATGGAAGGGCTTTATCCGCATCCGCTGCCGGCGGTGCTCGGCCATGAATCGGCCGGTGTGGTCGAGAAGGTTGGCTCAGACGTCAATTACGTGAAGCCGGGCGATCACGTCGTCACTTGTCTCTCGGTATTCTGCGGCACCTGCGACAATTGCACCACCGGCCGCACCGTGCTGTGCACCGATACCACGGTGAAGATGCTGCCCGGCGCCTCCAACCGCCTGTCGTGGGGCCGGAAGGAGAAGCTCAACCAGTTCCTCAATCTGTCGTCCTTCGCCGAGCAGATGCTGGTGCACGAGAACGCGATCGTGAAGATCAAGAAGGAGATGCCGCTCGATCTCGCGGCGCTGATCGGCTGCGGCGTCATCACCGGCTACGGCGCCGTGGTGAACACCGCGAAGGTCACCGCGGGCGAGACCGTGGCTGTGATCGGTTGCGGCGGCGTCGGCATGGCCGCGATCAACGGCGCGCAGATCGCCGGCGCCGGCCGCATTATCGCGATCGACACCAATCCGGCCAAGCTGCAACTTGCGACCAAGTTAGGGGCCACCGACATCGTTGATCCCGCGCGCGGCGACGTGGTCCAGCAGGTACGTGAGCTCACCGGCGGCGGCGTGCATCACTCCTTCGAGGTGCTCGGCCGCAAGGAGACCGCCGAGCAGGCCTTCGCCATGCTGGCGGCAGGCGGCACCGCGACCATCGTCGGCATGATCCCGTTCGGCCAGAAGATCGAGCTGCACGGTTTTGACTTCCTGCGCGAGCGCCGCATTCAAGGTTCGTCGATGGGCTCCAACCACTTCCGCGTCGACATGCCGCGCCTCGTCGACTTCTACATGCGCGGCAAGCTGCATCTCGAGGACTGGATCTCGGCCAAGCTGAAGCTCAGCGAGATCAACGAGGGTTTTGCCAACATGAAAGCCGGAAAGACGCTGCGCAGCGTGATCATGTTCGACGGCTAG
- a CDS encoding MFS transporter, producing the protein MSQSSPSQVPQIKSRLGAILRATSGNFLEQFDFFLFGFYAPLIAKAFFPSENETAALLNAFGVFWLGALMRPVGAIVLGAYIDKIGRRKGLIVTLAIMAVGTVVIAICPTYATIGIAAPIIVLIARLLQGFSAGVELGGVSVYLAEIATPGNRGFYTSFQSASQQVAIFVASILGFILSESMPAATVANWGWRIPFFVGCLIIPVIFFLRRTLEETPAFLAMKKHPTAREVFASALANWRIVILGMMIAVLTTTTFYFVTVYTPTFGKAVLKLSSQDALLVTLLVAVTNFIWNPVGGALSDRIGRKPVLLAIACLSLATAYPALHWLVADPSFGKMLAVEMMFSFYFGVYSGTMLGCLVEIVPAHVRTTCFSLAFALAAGLFGTFTPFASTWLIQQTGDKASPGYWLMCAAVLGIVATLIVYRGGQTIEQRETVAA; encoded by the coding sequence ATGTCGCAGTCGAGTCCATCGCAAGTCCCGCAGATCAAGTCGCGTCTCGGCGCCATCCTGCGCGCGACCAGCGGCAATTTCCTCGAGCAATTCGACTTCTTCCTGTTCGGCTTCTATGCGCCCTTGATCGCCAAGGCCTTCTTCCCCTCCGAGAACGAGACCGCGGCGCTGCTCAACGCTTTCGGCGTCTTCTGGCTCGGCGCCCTGATGCGCCCGGTCGGCGCCATCGTGCTCGGCGCCTACATCGACAAGATCGGCCGCCGCAAGGGCCTGATCGTGACGCTGGCGATCATGGCGGTCGGCACCGTGGTGATCGCGATCTGCCCGACCTATGCGACGATCGGCATCGCGGCGCCGATCATCGTGCTGATCGCTCGCCTGCTGCAAGGATTCTCCGCCGGTGTCGAGCTCGGCGGCGTCTCGGTCTATCTCGCGGAGATCGCCACGCCCGGCAATCGCGGCTTCTACACCTCGTTCCAGTCGGCGAGCCAGCAGGTGGCGATCTTCGTCGCCTCGATCCTCGGCTTCATCCTGAGCGAGAGCATGCCGGCCGCGACCGTCGCGAACTGGGGCTGGCGCATCCCGTTCTTCGTCGGCTGCTTGATCATTCCGGTGATCTTCTTCCTGCGCCGCACGCTGGAGGAAACTCCGGCGTTCCTGGCGATGAAGAAGCATCCGACCGCGCGCGAGGTGTTTGCCTCGGCGCTCGCCAACTGGCGCATCGTCATCCTCGGCATGATGATCGCGGTGCTGACCACCACGACCTTCTATTTCGTCACCGTCTACACGCCGACGTTCGGCAAGGCCGTGCTGAAGCTCTCGAGCCAGGACGCGCTGCTGGTGACGCTGCTGGTCGCGGTGACCAACTTCATCTGGAATCCGGTCGGCGGCGCGCTGTCCGACCGGATCGGCCGCAAGCCGGTGCTGCTCGCGATCGCCTGCCTGTCGCTGGCGACGGCCTATCCGGCGCTGCACTGGCTGGTCGCCGATCCCTCATTCGGCAAGATGCTGGCGGTCGAGATGATGTTCTCGTTCTATTTCGGCGTCTACAGCGGCACCATGCTGGGCTGCCTGGTCGAGATCGTGCCGGCGCATGTCCGCACCACCTGCTTCTCGCTGGCCTTTGCGCTGGCGGCCGGGCTGTTCGGCACCTTTACGCCGTTCGCCTCGACCTGGCTGATCCAGCAAACCGGCGACAAGGCCTCGCCTGGCTACTGGCTGATGTGCGCCGCGGTGCTCGGCATCGTCGCTACGCTGATCGTCTATCGCGGCGGCCAGACCATCGAGCAGCGTGAGACGGTCGCGGCGTGA
- a CDS encoding DUF1127 domain-containing protein: protein MSIFTHESMTNHHTPDHHASGLLNQVGETLHVWWDRYERRRELSQWTERDLHDIGMSRSDIVFETDKPFWRA from the coding sequence ATGTCCATTTTTACCCATGAATCGATGACAAATCATCATACGCCAGATCATCATGCATCGGGGCTGTTGAACCAGGTCGGCGAGACCCTGCACGTCTGGTGGGATCGCTACGAGCGCCGCCGCGAGCTGTCGCAGTGGACCGAGCGCGACCTACACGACATCGGCATGTCCCGCAGCGACATCGTTTTCGAGACCGACAAGCCGTTCTGGCGGGCCTGA
- a CDS encoding transcriptional regulator GcvA: MTSRLPSLNGLRAFEAAARHMSFTVAASELNVTQTAISHQIRRLEEELGVRLFVRQNRSLSLTPEAAEYLPGVRAAFNDLRLATDRLLRRDDDHVLTVSTLASLAAKWLLPRLSAFQETHSGIDVRITTSTSLVDFQRDKVDAAIRYGRGQWAGLRADWLMADELFPVCSPSLLDGTRPLECPEDLRDHVLLHTSNANSDDWRLWLTAAGLPTDISKQPGVTFDLLFVTIQAAIDGIGIAMGRTSYVQDDIAKGRLVVPFKIALPADAGFYLVTPQGRADSPKLTAFRSWLGAAAHTTT, encoded by the coding sequence ATGACCAGCCGCCTGCCTTCGTTGAACGGCCTAAGGGCGTTCGAGGCCGCAGCGCGGCACATGAGCTTCACGGTCGCGGCGTCCGAATTGAACGTGACGCAGACCGCGATCAGCCATCAGATCCGGCGCCTCGAGGAAGAGCTCGGCGTTCGTCTGTTCGTCCGCCAGAACCGCTCGTTGAGCCTGACGCCGGAGGCCGCCGAATACCTTCCCGGCGTTCGCGCCGCCTTCAACGACCTCAGGCTCGCGACCGACCGCCTGCTGCGCCGGGACGACGATCACGTGTTGACCGTCTCGACGCTGGCATCGCTCGCCGCCAAATGGCTGCTGCCACGGCTGTCGGCGTTCCAGGAGACGCATTCCGGCATCGATGTCCGCATCACCACCTCGACCAGCCTGGTCGACTTCCAGCGCGACAAGGTCGACGCGGCGATCCGCTACGGCCGCGGCCAATGGGCGGGCCTGCGCGCGGACTGGCTGATGGCCGACGAGCTGTTTCCCGTGTGCAGCCCGTCGCTGCTGGATGGAACCAGGCCACTCGAATGCCCCGAAGACCTCAGGGACCATGTGCTGCTGCACACCAGCAACGCCAACAGCGACGATTGGCGGCTGTGGCTGACCGCAGCCGGACTTCCGACAGACATCTCCAAGCAGCCGGGGGTTACCTTCGACCTGCTGTTCGTGACGATCCAGGCTGCGATCGACGGCATCGGCATCGCGATGGGCCGCACCTCCTATGTGCAGGACGACATCGCCAAGGGCCGTCTCGTGGTTCCCTTCAAGATCGCGCTGCCGGCCGATGCCGGCTTCTATCTGGTCACGCCGCAGGGACGCGCCGATTCACCAAAGCTCACTGCGTTCCGCTCCTGGCTCGGCGCTGCGGCACATACGACGACTTGA
- a CDS encoding enoyl-CoA hydratase has product MTAEIKIETGTDELLCVIRDRVAVITLNRPDARNSLSDTLTPALRTMIRTCGENPEVGVLLVTGAGKAFCAGGNVKGMGANRDPKKLEMSYEDKVADLQERQRLLTGALASVRKPTIAALPGPAVGAGLAIAMACDIRIAAQSAFISTGYLRVALSGDYGMAWLLTRLVGTSRARELMFTSEKVDAARCEQIGLVNRVVPDETLQDEAFALAKSMAEGPTLALRYMKDNLDEALQFDFATARDHEAERLIRLTTTADHKEAVQAFIEKRKPVFRGN; this is encoded by the coding sequence ATGACCGCTGAAATCAAGATCGAGACCGGCACCGACGAACTGCTCTGCGTGATCCGCGACCGCGTCGCCGTCATCACGCTGAACCGCCCGGACGCCCGCAACTCGCTGTCGGACACGCTGACGCCGGCGCTGCGCACGATGATCCGGACCTGTGGCGAGAACCCCGAGGTCGGCGTGCTGCTCGTCACCGGCGCCGGCAAGGCGTTCTGCGCCGGCGGCAACGTCAAGGGTATGGGCGCCAATCGCGACCCGAAGAAACTCGAAATGTCCTATGAGGACAAGGTCGCCGACCTCCAAGAGCGCCAGCGTCTGCTCACCGGCGCACTCGCCTCGGTGCGCAAGCCGACCATTGCCGCGCTGCCCGGCCCGGCGGTCGGCGCCGGCCTTGCGATCGCGATGGCCTGCGACATCCGGATCGCGGCGCAATCCGCCTTCATCTCGACCGGTTATCTGCGCGTGGCGCTGAGCGGCGACTACGGCATGGCCTGGCTGTTGACGCGCCTGGTCGGCACCTCGCGCGCCCGCGAGCTGATGTTCACGTCGGAAAAGGTCGATGCCGCAAGATGCGAGCAGATCGGTCTCGTCAACCGCGTGGTACCGGACGAGACGCTGCAAGACGAGGCGTTCGCGCTGGCGAAGTCGATGGCCGAAGGCCCGACCCTGGCGCTGCGCTACATGAAGGACAATCTCGACGAGGCGCTGCAATTCGACTTCGCCACCGCGCGCGACCACGAGGCCGAGCGGCTGATCCGCCTGACCACGACGGCCGATCACAAGGAGGCAGTGCAGGCCTTCATCGAGAAGCGCAAGCCGGTGTTTAGGGGTAATTAG
- the mbfA gene encoding iron exporter MbfA has product MKNFADLTEREVLAVAIASEEEDSRIYMSFAEDLTERYPDTAKIFEEMAEEERGHRHRLLETYEQRFGPHLPPIRREDVKGFLRRRPIWLTKNLPLDTIRKEVETMELEAERFYARAAEKAEDVGVRRLLGDLAEEEKGHEKLAVRLTGEILKPDVRAEEDRTRRRMFVLQYVQPGLAGLMDGSVSTLAPLFAAAFATHHNWQTFLVGLAASIGAGISMGFAEALSDDGSLTGRGSPWLRGITCGLMTTLGGLGHTIPYLVPDAWPNAFWIATAIAGIVVFFELWAIAFIRSRYMDTPFLQAVFQIVLGGAIVLAVGILIGAA; this is encoded by the coding sequence GTGAAGAATTTCGCCGATTTGACCGAGCGCGAGGTGCTGGCGGTCGCGATTGCCTCCGAGGAGGAGGACAGCCGCATCTACATGTCCTTCGCCGAGGACCTCACCGAACGCTATCCGGATACCGCAAAGATCTTCGAGGAGATGGCGGAGGAAGAGCGCGGCCATCGCCACCGTCTGCTGGAAACCTACGAGCAGCGCTTCGGCCCGCATCTGCCGCCGATCCGGCGCGAGGACGTCAAAGGCTTTCTGCGCCGACGCCCGATCTGGCTGACCAAGAACCTGCCGCTCGACACCATCCGCAAGGAAGTCGAGACCATGGAGCTGGAGGCCGAGCGCTTCTATGCCCGGGCCGCCGAGAAGGCCGAGGATGTCGGCGTGCGCCGGCTGCTCGGCGATCTCGCCGAGGAGGAGAAGGGCCACGAGAAGCTCGCGGTCCGCCTGACCGGCGAGATCCTCAAGCCCGATGTGCGCGCGGAGGAAGACCGCACGCGGCGGCGGATGTTCGTGCTGCAATATGTGCAGCCGGGCCTCGCCGGACTGATGGACGGCTCGGTCTCGACGCTGGCGCCGCTGTTCGCCGCCGCCTTCGCCACCCATCACAACTGGCAGACGTTTCTGGTCGGCCTTGCCGCCTCGATCGGCGCCGGCATCAGCATGGGCTTTGCCGAAGCGCTGTCCGACGACGGCTCGCTGACCGGCCGCGGCTCGCCCTGGCTGCGTGGCATCACCTGCGGATTGATGACGACGCTCGGCGGTCTCGGCCACACCATTCCCTATCTGGTGCCCGACGCCTGGCCGAACGCATTCTGGATCGCCACCGCGATCGCCGGGATCGTGGTGTTCTTCGAGTTGTGGGCGATCGCCTTCATCCGCTCGCGCTACATGGACACGCCGTTCCTGCAGGCGGTGTTCCAGATCGTGCTCGGCGGCGCGATCGTGCTCGCGGTCGGCATCCTGATCGGCGCGGCGTAG
- a CDS encoding SDR family NAD(P)-dependent oxidoreductase yields MDIPKYKIALIVGAGEGLSASLTRLFSREGIRVALGARSIEKLGALCNETGARAYACDATKAEDVERLFGLVEREIGTPDLVVYNASGRSRGPFVELVPSEVEQAIAVSAFGGFLVAQEAAKRMLPNKKGAILFTGASASVKGYAQSAPFAMGKFALRGLAQSMARELSPQGIHVAHFVIDGGIRSAARAEPADKPDSMLDPDAIALSYWNVLQQPRSAWTWELELRPWVEKF; encoded by the coding sequence ATGGATATTCCGAAGTACAAGATCGCCCTGATCGTCGGCGCCGGCGAGGGCCTCAGCGCCTCGCTGACGCGGCTATTTTCGCGGGAGGGAATTCGCGTGGCGCTGGGCGCGCGCAGCATCGAGAAACTTGGTGCGTTGTGCAACGAGACCGGCGCGCGCGCCTATGCCTGCGACGCCACCAAGGCCGAGGATGTCGAACGTCTGTTCGGCCTGGTCGAACGCGAGATCGGAACACCCGACCTCGTGGTCTATAACGCGTCCGGCCGCTCGCGCGGTCCGTTCGTTGAACTCGTCCCTTCCGAGGTCGAGCAGGCGATCGCGGTCTCGGCGTTCGGCGGTTTCCTGGTGGCGCAGGAGGCGGCGAAGCGGATGCTGCCCAACAAGAAGGGCGCGATCCTGTTCACCGGCGCCTCCGCCAGCGTCAAGGGCTATGCGCAATCGGCGCCGTTCGCGATGGGCAAGTTCGCATTGCGTGGGCTGGCGCAGAGCATGGCGCGCGAATTGTCGCCGCAAGGCATCCATGTCGCGCATTTCGTGATCGATGGCGGCATCCGCAGCGCCGCGCGCGCCGAACCCGCTGACAAGCCGGATTCGATGCTCGATCCCGACGCCATCGCGTTGAGCTACTGGAACGTGCTGCAACAGCCGCGCAGCGCCTGGACCTGGGAGCTGGAATTGCGGCCCTGGGTTGAGAAGTTTTGA
- a CDS encoding GNAT family N-acetyltransferase: MTALHLDDLKQYSDVLRAKNGSEIKVRFVEPRDREELQAYIRSLSAGSRYNRFLGALSELPKMELERFIHVGEADRFTVVATMVVDGFETIVGEARYAFHADTSSVEFGLSIDDRWQGHGIGKALLKNLECRAASFGAERIFGDTLRSNATMIGLARKSGYAFTASPGDWKLVRFAKEIYVEPQDIPCASWRLAATSRSATMSSLAV; encoded by the coding sequence ATGACTGCGCTGCATCTCGACGATCTCAAGCAATACTCTGATGTGCTGCGCGCCAAGAACGGCAGCGAGATCAAGGTGCGCTTCGTCGAGCCGCGCGATCGTGAAGAGCTGCAGGCTTACATCCGCTCGCTCTCCGCCGGGTCCCGTTACAACCGCTTCCTGGGTGCACTGAGCGAGCTGCCGAAGATGGAGCTCGAGCGTTTTATTCACGTCGGCGAGGCTGACCGGTTCACGGTGGTCGCGACGATGGTGGTCGATGGTTTTGAGACCATCGTCGGCGAAGCCCGCTATGCCTTCCATGCCGATACGTCGAGCGTCGAGTTCGGCCTGTCGATCGATGACCGGTGGCAGGGCCACGGCATTGGCAAAGCGCTGTTGAAGAATCTCGAATGCCGCGCGGCGTCTTTCGGAGCCGAGCGCATCTTCGGCGACACGCTGCGGTCCAACGCCACGATGATCGGTCTCGCCCGCAAGTCCGGCTATGCCTTCACTGCGAGCCCCGGCGATTGGAAGCTGGTGCGCTTTGCGAAAGAGATCTACGTCGAACCACAAGACATTCCCTGTGCCAGCTGGCGGCTTGCCGCCACTTCCCGCTCGGCCACGATGTCCTCGCTTGCGGTTTGA